The DNA sequence GAAGGGTAGGTTCTCTCTTGTTCCATTAAAGGATTTAAATTGATATCCGAAATTTCTGGCAACGATAGAAAGAACTTCTTTATTCTTTTTATTATGATAGGTAATTCCTGCAGTACCGGAAATAGCAGAAGAAGTATAAGTATCAATTTTTGAAGTGATAAAATTAATTCCCCCTCCAATGGTCCAGTCTTCTTCAAACTGATAGGCATAGCCCGCTCCGACAGCAACATCTGATGCTTTAAACTGTCCGTTTTCGAAACCACTTTCATCTGTTCTCGGAATATCGCCATAGCTCATGTACCGGGCATTGATCGTTGCCATATGGCCGTTATCAAAATCCTTAGCAAAGGCTATGGTTCCATATTTAGAATCTGCCAGATAGGCAGCTCCATTCACAGAAAGCTGTTTGTCTGAATCTTTATTAAGTAAAGCCGGGTTTGCTATAGCAAAGGAAACATCATAATCTCTTATAGTAATTGCATCGCCACCTAATGCAGCCTGTCTGGCAGATACGGGAATGTTTAAGAAAGGATAAACATTTGTTCCCGTTTGTGCATAAGAAACAATTCCTGACAGAAATAATGAAAGAATGATAATTTTCTTCAATTCAATTTATAATTATTGCAAAAATAATCCTTTTTTGTAGTTGTCAAAATATTTCTAACATTATTTACAGGTAAATATTTTTCTTTCTCCAATATTTTTAATGATTATATTTGCAAAATCAAATTTCAGGGAAATAAGCCCTATTAAAAAAGTTATAAAAATTAAAGATGAAATATAAAAGAATCCTTCTAAAACTTAGTGGTGAAGCCTTAATGGGGAACAGACAATACGGTATTGACAATGACAGGTTACAGGAGTATGCTACTGAAATAAAGAAAGTAGTAGATAAAGGCTGTGAAGTTGCCATTGTAATTGGAGGAGGAAATATATTCCGTGGAGTAGCGGGTGCTGCAAAAGGAATGGACAGAGTTCAGGGTGATTATATGGGAATGCTGGCTACAGTGATCAACGGAATGGCTCTACAGGGGGCATTGGAAGATGCAGGAATTAAAACGAGACTTCAATCCGCTATTGAAATGGATAAAGTGGCAGAACCTTTTATTAAAAGACGTGCTGTAAGACATTTGGAAAAAGGAAGAGTAGTTATTTTTGGAGCTGGAACAGGAAATCCTTATTTTACAACCGACACTGCTGCAACATTAAGAGCAATAGAAATTGGTGCTGATGTTATTTTAAAAGGAACCCGAGTGGATGGAATTTATGACAGTGATCCGGAAAAAAATGCAGATGCCGTAAAATATAATTCTTTATCTTTCGATGAAGTTTTTGAAAAAAACCTTAAAGTAATGGATATGACTGCATTTACTTTAAGTCATGAAAATAAATTACCTATTATCGTGTTTGATATGAATAAAGACGGTAATTTGGTAAAAATTGTAGACGGAGAAAATGTAGGTACTTTAGTTGATTTATAATCGGGTAATAAACAAGTGGTAATTAAAGTATGTAAAGATTATTAATTACTATTTTAGTTATCATTTATAAACTTATCAATCATCATTTATAATTTTGTGTAACTTATCAAATTTTAGATATATAATGGAAGAATTAGATCTTATAGTAGAGACTGTAAATCAGGACATGGACGCAGCACTTAAACATTTGGAGCATGCATTTCAAAGAATCAGAGCAGGACGTGCTTCTACTTCAATGGTTCAGGATGTAATGGTG is a window from the Chryseobacterium sp. T16E-39 genome containing:
- the porQ gene encoding type IX secretion system protein PorQ, which codes for MKKIIILSLFLSGIVSYAQTGTNVYPFLNIPVSARQAALGGDAITIRDYDVSFAIANPALLNKDSDKQLSVNGAAYLADSKYGTIAFAKDFDNGHMATINARYMSYGDIPRTDESGFENGQFKASDVAVGAGYAYQFEEDWTIGGGINFITSKIDTYTSSAISGTAGITYHNKKNKEVLSIVARNFGYQFKSFNGTRENLPFRIDLGYTRILKAIPLAITITAHDLQQFDISSPFNVDGQEVNVGRKIADHFSIGAELFPEKNFNIRLGYNVKRGNELAVADQRNFSGLSGGFGIKISKFRIDYAHVRYHNSSNVNQIGISMDLSGHRY
- the pyrH gene encoding UMP kinase; the encoded protein is MKYKRILLKLSGEALMGNRQYGIDNDRLQEYATEIKKVVDKGCEVAIVIGGGNIFRGVAGAAKGMDRVQGDYMGMLATVINGMALQGALEDAGIKTRLQSAIEMDKVAEPFIKRRAVRHLEKGRVVIFGAGTGNPYFTTDTAATLRAIEIGADVILKGTRVDGIYDSDPEKNADAVKYNSLSFDEVFEKNLKVMDMTAFTLSHENKLPIIVFDMNKDGNLVKIVDGENVGTLVDL